The sequence CTACAATTTGTGGCGAGTCTGGAGCGCCCGATAATCCCAAACTGGTGGTCATCGGTCCGGGCATTGCTTGAGCATCGAAATCACCGACCAAATTATAGTCGGCCGGAGCGCCCCCCGGAAAGCTCCCCAAACGAAACAGTCCTGTTGCTGTTCCGATGATATCTTTGGACGAGTTTGTTACGCTACCTGTTGCAGTGGCCGATGTTTTTCCAACCATCACCGCTTCGGCCGTCAGCGTCAACTCATCCCCCATTGAAGATCCTGATGAAAGTCCGATCCGCAAATCAAAAGTTGAAATTCCGATTTCTGTACCAATCAAACCTTGCAACGATTCGGACAATCCTTGGTCGATAAAACCCATGAGCGCCAGCGGATCAAGGTTTGGATTTCCCGGTGCTTTGGCAATCCGCCTATTGGCTTTCATTCGACTGATCGAACGCCCGCTGCTGCTTTCCAGCAATTCCATTCCGAGCGTCAATTGGTAAGGGGTTACAAGTCGAACCCGCATTTTCTCACCCGTCTGTTCATCTGGCTTAGATTGCGCAGTCATCCAATTATCTTCCAATAAGGTATGGTAAACAAGACATACTCAAAATTCCTTAGCCAGGCATAAGCTGCAAACAAAGGACTCCGTTCGCCGGAGAGGCGAAAAATTATGTCCGCAAAAACCCGAATGGTGCAAGGTAATCATGATTTTGAAGGATAAGGTCCAATGATTGCATTTACAATCCTGACCAACATCCCCTTTGTCATTTGGTCATGTTAATAGGAGGTGGCCGCGGTGCCGGTTCGGCTTGCCGAAAGTTTCGCAGCGTTGCTCATGCCACCCATCAGAATTTCACCGTTGCTTCGATGCCATATGTGCGCGGTGTTCCCCGGTTAAGATAATCGAGTCCGAAGATGTCTATGTTCAACCCGTAGCTATAATATACCTTGTTGGTCAGGTTCTTGGCCCACAGGCTCGCTGAAAAATTATCCTTCTGAAATGTCAACCGGCTATTGACGAGCCAGTAGCCAGGGTTTCCGCATGTGATCGCCGGACCTGCCGGACGAACACTACCAGGTGCACCTGGGCGATCACACGGCGTTTGGCCGTAGTCGCCAAACGGATCGAAGAAATATTTCCCCGTATACGCAGCATCGCCGCGCAGACTTAGTTTGCCTGCATCAGTGTCAAAAACGTCCCAATCGAACCCTGCAGAAAACGTTTCGCGCGGAGCGTTGGGGAACGGATTTCCATTGACATTGCGGGTCGGGCTTCGAGGATCGGTAGGATCGACAACATTTCCTTGATATTTACTGCGCAACAAGCTGACCGATGCGTCAAAGCGCAGATTATCGGTAGCTATGATTGCGAGTTCCGCCTCACCGCCATAGAGTTTGCCATCGGCGCTGCGAACAAACGTCGTCGCTCCAATCACCTGAGTGACCTGATGGTTGCTGTAGTCGTAGTAAAAACCGGCTAGATTAAGCTGGACGCGCCGATCAAACAGGAGCGTTTTCAGACCGCCTTCATATGCGTTTATCTGCTCCGGTTCAACATAATAGACCTGATCGGTTCCCTGATACGCTAACCCATTAAAACTGCCGCTGCGATATCCTCGGCTGAAATTGACATATCCCAACACATCGTCGGTGAAATCATAACTGACATTGATCCGCCCCGTGACTCGGCTTTCTTTTTCGCGTTGCTCAAGCGGAGGTTGGTTTGGGTTGAAGGGGAAGGTATAGGGAATCGTACTTGCTCGCTCGGTTCCCCCCAAATCAACCAGCACTGTTCGCCCGTTGAGGTAGTTCACTTTGTCTTTGGTGTAACGCAAGCCGACACTGACCGTCAGTTCGTTGGTCACATCATAACTGGCATCAGCATAAATGGCAGCGGAAGGACGTTCGACGGTGAAATTCTGTTCACCGGTTATTGGTCCAAATGGGGGTGCGCCAGCTGCCCGACACGCAGCAGAAAGGGCTCCACCGAAGCCGCCGCCAGCCGAATTATCAATCTGGATATCGGTTTGGAGGGCAACAAGGGATCTCGCATCAAGGAACCCGTTGGGATTCCCGGTTGCAACCGGTGCACAGCTCGATGCAAGAGTGGGGTCAAGGGCTGGATTGACCAAAAATGCCGGGACAATCGCAGCAGCCTGAGGTGCTGAAACAGGTGCGTTAAAGAACGAGTCGCCAATGCCGAAACTGCGCAACACTGGATCCAGAACACCAAAGAAATCGATCCCGTTCCGCGTTTTGATTTTATCTACACCATAATAAAGTCCAGCGATCAGATTGAAACGGTCGTCCTTGTAAGCAAAGCGCAGATCCTGATTGAAATTTTTGCTCGTTGAATTGAAACGGATCGCGCAAACATCATTCGGTGAACCGTCACAGTCAAACGGAGAAATGCTGTAATTCCCAGTATCATAACCGGTAATCGATGTAACCGAGAGGCTGTCACTAATCTCGTAGGCGACGTTTAGCGCCAGACCCTTCGACAGAGTGTAGTAGTTTCCGCCCGTATCGGCAGATACCTCGTCGCGGTTTAGCGCGCGCCCCCCGTTCTGGGCGGGATCGAAACGTGAATAACCCAAAACATCACGGCCCTCTGCATATTGACCGAACGCATACGGGTTGGGTGCAACCGGATTATCCCGGGAGATATATCCCTTCAAGTTGATATCCAGTGTATCAGTTGGCTTGAAACGGACCGACAGGCGGCCAGCAATCGAATTTGTCGTGCCGGTATCGCGGTTCTGAACGGGATTGAATTGCCAGCCATCGCCCTTGGCAAAGGTTCCCGCAAAGCGGATACCAAGCACATCAGGAACCAGAGTTGTTTCTATCGCACCTTGGATTGTCTTTGTGTCGTAATTACCGTAGCCAACCGAAAGCGTTCCAGTTGTATCAACAAGTTCGGGTTTGTTTGAAAAAAAGCTGATGGCACCGCCGGTTGTGTTCCGCCCATAAAGCGTTCCTTGCGGCCCACGCAACACCTCAACGCGTTCCAGATCGTAAAGCTGCTGACCGTGGCTGGCACGGAAGCTCTGGCAAATATATACTTTACTTAGCAGGTCAATCTTGATATAAGGCTGTATCACAAGGAAAACAGCCAATGACGAACCTAACAGACCCCATTTTTCACAACGAAAAAGCAGCCGAGAAACATATCGAAGTATCGCGCTGGAACGGAGAGCCTTTTTGCGCTCACTGTGGTTCAACCAACGTCACCCGTATGAAGGGCAAAACGCAGCGCGGAATGTTCCAGTGCAACGATTGCCGCGACAAGTTCACAGTCCGCACCGGCACCGTCATGGAACGCTCCCATGTTCCCCTTCATAAATGGCTTCTGGCCATGCACCTGCTGGCATCCAGCAAGAAAGGCATTTCAGCCAGCCAGATCGCCCGCAACATCGGTGTGACCTATAAAACCGCCTGGTTCCTTTGCCACCGCATCCGCGAAGCAATGGACGGTGCCAACGGTAATGGCCCTCTAGGCGGTCCTAACCGCGTTGTGGAAGCCGATGAAACCTTTGTAGGCGGCAAGGCCAAGAACCGTGCGCACCGCAAGCCTCGCGACAAGCAGCCCGTTGTCGCACTGGTTGACCGTGAAGGCCATGTTCGCAGCTTCCATGTTGCCAACGTCAATGCAAAAGACCTTCGCAACCTTATCGTTACCAATGTTCACCGCGACAGCCACCTTATGACTGACGAAGCAACCGTATATACCCGCGTAGGACGCGAATTTGCCGGTCACAGTGTAGTCAATCACTCCGCTAAGAAATATGTCACCACGGGCGGCTTCAAGCACTCCAACACCGCTGAAAACTTCTTTTCTATCTTCAAACGCGGCGTGATCGGTGTCTACCACCATATGAGCGAAGCGCACCTTGGCCGTTATACCAAGGAATTCGATTTCCGTTACAACACCCGCGACATTACAGACGGTGAGCGCGCCGCCGTTGCCCTTAAGGGCATCGAAGGCAAGCGTCTGACCTATCGGCGGACTGACAAACTCGCCGCCTAAATGGACGGTTGAAATTCGCCAGATCGGCGAGAAGCGTAAACGCTATTTTGATTGAGACTCTTTACCCTTTGTCTTGCTAGACTTGTGGGGCTTTGGCGGAGTCGAAAGTAGCTTTTGCAACGTGGCCTCGCGCCGCGCCTCTGTCTCCGCTTCGGAGTATGTTTCATCTTTTTCTTGCCGAGTATTCAAAATGACCTCCATATCGCCCCTAACCAGCCCTGTATATGAGATACCCCTCTCAGACGAACAACTTATAATTTTAGGAAGGGTTGCTGTTGTTTGGGGGCATATTGTGTTCAAACTTGACGAACTTCTCCGCGATCTAATGAGCCTAAACACGGTGGATGATTTAGCGACCTACTCAACAAAAAATTTAAAAGCCAAGTTAGCAGATTTATGGCGAGAAATCTCGAAGCCTGAAAATGCAGGAAACAGAAGCCAGTTAATTGAAATACATCACTCTATCAGCGCCCTTTCGTCTGACAGAAACATCTGCTTTCATGGCTTGTGGGGCTACACATGGTGTCCCGCCTCAGAATCTTGGAAGGAAATCAGCCAGGGCTATGCCCGAGAAGAACCTTTCTTTTCTGATTCCTTAACTGAATTACACAACAAAATGATATTATCATCTAAGCTTCTGGCTGATGCGAAATGGCGCAAAGAGGTAGGTAACGATCCTCCAGAGACGAGAAATCGACGACAAATTTGGGGGCACCGCCCGCCGATTGAATCCGACCCCCATCCGCCTGAAAGAAAGATTCGATAATCTTAATTACAGCCTCGCCCACTGAATACGCTGGCGTATTAAATTTATAAAACGCGCCAATACCCGCCTCAATCATAGCGTCCGTAATCTCAATTTTAGCGCCGGCCTGTCCAGACATCTATGAATCCGATTCTCTGCTAAGTAAAGTATATAATTGCCGAAGCTCTGGTAAACTTCGTCAACATACACACCGACAGGCGAAGCGGTTGAAGCATTAAATTCATTAGCCACTGAAACGCCGCGCAGTGCGAAGTTCGGTTGGGTGCGGCCATAAGGCGTGGTGATCTGAAGACTTGGTACAAATCCTTGCAAATCTGATGTTTCATCTACGCCGCGAGATTCCAGTTCCTTTGCCGTCAATGCGGACACAGCGACGGGAACATCTTGAAGCGCTTGTGACCGCTTTTGCGCAGTCACAACAATTACCTCAAAACCACTGGTATCTTGTTCTTTGGTTTGGGCCAAGGCAGTTCCCGATAGAGCTATTTGCAATACAAATAACGCGCAACCTCCAGCCAAATATGTTTTGTTCATGTTCTTCCTCCCTATTTTTCGGACTTTTTTTATTTTTGGTTTTCCAGAATAAACTCTGCAGCGCGCTCGGCGATCATCGCAACCGGGGCATTGGTGTTGCCGGATATTAGATTGGGCATAACGGAGGCATCGGCGATCCAGATATTTTGAATGCCGCGAACCTTTAATTTTTCGTCACACACAGCGGTTTCATCATTCCCCATCCGGCATGTCCCAACCGGGTGATAGACTGTGTCTGCGCGCGCCTTTATCGCATCAATGAGTTCTGAATCTCCGCTCATGCCCTTTGTAAAAAGCTCAGTGCCGCGAATGGACTTAAGCGCGTCTGATTCCATAATATCGCGCACCAGCTTGAAGCCGGACAACAGGGTTTTAATATCACCATCTGTCGCGAGAAAATTTGGATCGATGACAGGAGCGGCAAAAGGGTCGGCCGAACCGAGTGTCACGGAACCCCTGCTCTCGGGTCGCAGCACGCAAACATGGCAGCTCATCCCTCCGCCCAAATGGATCTTGCGAGAATGATCATCAATAATGCCGTGGACGAAGTGCATCTGGACATCTGGTCGATTGCCACGACCTTTGGTGGATAGAAAAGCACCGCCTTCCGCCGCGTTGCTGGTAAGCGGACCACGACCATTACGGATATAGTCGGGAATCGACGCACCAATACGCGCGACACCGCCAGGGCTGACAGCAAATAAATCAGGACTTTTGGCGCGATATACCGTGACATGATCAGGATGGTCCTGAAGATTCTGGCCAATTTCCGGTATGTTAAACCGGACGGGTATAGAATGGCGTCGCAGTTCGGACTCCGGCCCAACGCCCGATACCATCAGAAGGTGCGGCGTGCCGAACGCACCGCTCGTCAGCACAACGCCGGCATCAGCGCCAAGTGTCATAGACCGTTTGTTGCAAAGCACCTCCAGGCCCGTCGCTCGTTCACCATCCAATACAATGCGAAGCGCCTTTGTTCGTGTCATCACCGTAAGGTTCGGTCGATCAAGGATTGGTCGCAGATACCCGCGCGCTACACTCCAACGCCGGCCATCCTTTTGGTTTACCTGATAACGCCCAACGCCTTCTTGTTCGGCTCCGTTAAAATCGTTTGTTGTTTTGTGTTGTTGTTCCGCTGCAGCCTCGATGAAGAGATCGGTAACGGGGTTGGGTGAACGGTGATCTGCTACGTTAAGCGGTCCCGACACGCCGTGATATTGATCTTCACCGCGTTCATTGCATTCCGACATCTTGAAATAAGGCAGCACATCATCATAGGACCAGCCCGGCGCACTGTCCGCCGCCCAAGCGTCATAATCCTCGGCCTGGCCGCGGATATAGCACATCGCATTGATCGAGCTTGATCCACCAAGCACACGGCCACGCGGCTGATAACCTTTTCGGCCATTGAGTCCCGGCTGCGGAACAGTTTGATAGCCGTAATTATTGATTTTGGTCGGCAACATGGCAGCCATGCCGAGCGGCACGTTGACCAGCATCTGATCGTCATCTCCGCCAGCTTCAATCAAGCAGACCTGTATCGCCGGGTTCGCTGAAAGACGGTTAGCCACTACGCATCCGCCTGAACCTGCCCCAACGATTATATAGTCGAAATTATTTTTCCGGCTGGCCCCGGTCATTGAACGGAAATCAATGCTGCGCGAGAGGCAAGCGAACGATCAGTCCGTCAAGCTCTTCCGTAATCGATATTTGGCAGGCCAGACGGCTATATTCATCGGCTCCTTCCACAAATTCGAGCATATCGCTCTCACTGCCGTCCGAAGCGTGACCGGTTTTTTCAATCCACGCCGCGTCGATATGAACATGGCAGGTGCCGCAAGCTGCACATCCGCCGCAATCGCCATCGATGCCCGGGACTCCGTTGTCTCGGGCTGCCTCCATGACTGATGAATTGGCATTTACATTGACAAGATGGTCGTCACCTTGAGCGGTAATAAACTTTACTAATGGCATTGGTATTCCTTCACTCTTATCGCGCGTGAACGCGGACCATCATTTTGGTGTAACCTCGGACAAAATTCGACTGAACACGTTCGGGCTCACCGATCACTTCAATGCGGTCGAAGCGATTGAGTATTTCCTCCCACAAAATTCGCAGTTGCATTTCGGCAAGCCGATTACCAACGCATCGGTGGATGCCGAACCCGAAGGATAAATGCTGGCGAGGGTTCGGGCGGTCGATGATAAATGAGTCAGGCCGATCAATGACTTCATCATCACGATTTCCCGAAAAATACCACATGACGACTTTGTCACCTTTGCGGATGGTTTTACCGCCAACAACCGAATCTTCCTTTGCTGTACGCCGCATGTGCGCCAAGGGTGTCTGCCAGCGGATAATTTCCGGCACCATGCTTTCAATTAGCGCTGGAGAGGCCCTCAATTTGGCCATCTGGTCCGGGTTCTGATGCAGCGCAAGAACCCCACCCGTCATCGAATTTCGCGTTGTGTCATTGCCGCCCACAATCAGCAGCAGCACGTTGCCGAGATATTCTTCCGGTGTCATGTTTCGGGTCGCCGGGGAATGGGCCAACATTGAAATAAGGTCATTGCCTGGATCCTCGTTTACCCGTTCATTCCAAAGCGTCTGGAAATATTGCGCACATTCCATTAATTCATCTTTGCGCTGCGCCCATGAATCAACGACGCCCCCGCCAGGTGCAGCTGTCGTCACATCCGACCAGCGGGTAAGCTTGCGGCGATCTTCAAAAGGAAAATCAAAGAGAGTGGCCAGCATCTGGGTGGTAATTTCGATCGAGACCCGATCAACCCAGTCAAATTCTTCTTCTATTGGCAGGCTATCCAATACGGCCCCGACACGCTCGCGAATGGTGCTTTCCAGAAGAGCAAGGTTACCGGGAGCTACGATGGGGCTGACGGCTTTTCGCTGTTCGTCATGGCGCGGTCGGTCCATCGCAATGAAATTAGGAAGGTCAAGCCCCTCTTCACCACCACCTTTTTGAATATTGTCATCGATGATGATGCCGCCGAAGCCTGCCGACGACGAAAAGATGTCATGGTGGGTATCAACATGCATGATGTCTTTATATTTGGTGATCGACCAATAGGGCCCGTAAGCACTCTCAGCGCAATAGTGGACAGGATCCTCTTCCCGCAGACGTTTAAAATACGTGCCAGCCGAATCGTCCTTGAAAAGTGCTGGTGAGCTTACGTCGATTTTATCAAGTGGTATCGCATACGCAGCTTCAGTGCCGGTTCGTGTCATGCTGGCCATCCTTTCCTGGTGATATATGATTTTTATTGAGTATAGTATCATCTACAAATGAGTATAATGTCAACAAGCAAAATCTGTTGCGATTTTTTATGATGACCGGCACATAATAATCCCAGATTTAAGCGGTGATGTCGGCCTTCAATCAGGAGCCTAATATATTGAAATACAAACACGATTTGGGAAAAAGGCGCCTGAAGCCGGACGAGAGGCGCAAACAGTTGACACTCTGCGCGCTTAAAGCCTTTGCGGAAAATGGTGTCGCTCGTGCCACTCATTCTCACGTCGCGAAGCTGGCCGGAGTTGCGATACCGACCGTGCATTCCTATTTTAGATCACGTGAGGATCTTGAGTCAGCGGTGCTCTGCGAAGTTGAAAACTACCTGATCAAACTCGTCACTGATTCGCTAAGTGGAAAAAAATCCGTGGAAGAAGCGCTTACCACGCTGGCAATGCGGTTTGCCAACGACGCGACCACGAAATCTGATATCATTAAGGTTTGGTTAGACTGGAGCACCGGAGTTCGCGCGGGCGTATGGCCCCGATATCTTGCGTTGTTGGACAAGTTACACGCGATAACTCGGCCGGTCTTTCTGCGTGGCAAACGTGAAGGTATACTGAGCGAAAATCTCAATGTGAAAGCAGCAACCCGATTGTTCATAGGCGGCGGACATACTCTCGCGCTGATGCAGTTTGCCAAAGTCCCCAGCCGGGATCTAGCGATTTACATGGATCAATTTATACAGAGCTTGATGAACATCGGAAAGCCTTGATCAACCGACAAAACCAGCGATACGCAAGATTGAGATGAACTTCCTCGGAGAGTCTTCGTTCCGAACGGATGTGGTTCTTCAGTGCGACCATTTATTGTGTCGGCTCTAAGCGACCTTCCTTTTGCTCATTGCTTCGCTCGGTAGATTCGGAAACTGCATCAACTTGATATGGCAGGCGCTTTGGGCCGGGCTGATCAGAAAGCCCTGGCCCAGGTTGCAGCCGAGTTGTATCAGGAGATTGCGTTGCTCTTCCGTCTCGACGCCTTCCGCTATGACCTCGATGCCAAGATTGCTGGCCATGTTGATCAGCGCCTGGACGATCAGCCTCGACTGGTGCTCGGCGGTGATCGACTTGATGAAGCTCTTGTCTATTTTGACCGCGTCTATGGGGAAATCCCTGAGATGCGACAGCGATGAAAAGCCTGTTCCGAAATCGTCCAGCGCGATGCGCATTCCCGCTGCGCTCAGTTCGGAGAGAACATTCTGCACTGTGGTTGTATCATTGACCATCAGCATGGTTTCGGTAACCTCGAGCGTGATTTTCGCGGGACTGATTTTGACCTCATTCAACCTCGACAATAAATTGTCCGCAAAATCGCGGCTCAACAGGTCCGCTTCGGTTGCATTGATGCTGACAAATTGCAGATCTGGCTGGGACTGCTCGATTTCTGCCAGTTCCCTGTACACGCTGGACAACATGCGCTCGCCAATCTCGCGAGACAGGATCGGATCCAGGATTGCCGGCAGAACCTGCGATGCGGTAATCTGCTCGCCGTTCGAGACGCTCAATCGCATCAGCGCTTCCAGTCCGACCAACCGGCTTGTCCTGAGATCTATAATGGGCTGGTAGCCGGCGAAGATGCGGTCACGATCCAGAGCTTCCCGGACTTTCGCGATCGCCGCTTGCCGGTGATGGTTCGCTTGCTCCAGTTCGGGTACATATGCGTGTACGCGTCCGGGTTCGCGCTCTTTTCCGTGATAAAGCGCCAGATCAGCCTTGCGAATAATCTCTCTGGCGATGGATCGCTCGTCGATCTCGACCAGACCGCACGTCGCGCTGACTCCCATCTTGCGTCCTGAAATTTCGAACTGACGTTCCACGCTGACAAGTATTTCATCACCGAGCTGCTTCGCCGCCTGCAAGTCAATGTCCGGCGCAGTCAGGATCACAAATTCATCGCCACCCCATCTTGCGACAATCGCCCCGTGGGGAAGCGCGTCCACTATGCGGGAGCTGATCTTCTCCAGAAAAACATCGCCGATCAAATGTCCGAACGTATCGTTGATGTCCTTGAAGCCATCCAGATCAAGCATCAGCAAGAAGGCGTTCGAACCGGTCTTCTTGAGCTTCCCAAGCGTGTTCTGCAGAAAGCGATCCAGGGCATTGCGATTGTAGAGATCGGTCAGGGCATCGCGGTCCGCGGCGCGCTGCAGGGCGAGGCGCGTGTGATGGGATTCCGTTATATCCTGGATGATCCCCACCAGGCGCGCAGGACTTTGTTGGTCTGCCTCCAGATATTCGCCCATGGCCTTCACCCGCTTGAACGTACCGTTCGCCGCGTTCAAGCCTGTTTCAAATTCAAAGGAGTCCTTATGCTTTTTTCCATTTTCGATCGCCTCTGTTGCTCCTTGCAGATCTTCCTGAGCGCAGTAGAGAACTGCTTCTTCAATAGAAGTTGGTACATTTTCCGGAGAACCAAAAATCGCAAATGCTTCGTCCGACCAGGTCAGTTCACGAGTCTCCTCGTTCCACTCCCATGAACCAATTTTTGCAATTTTCTCCGCCTGCTTGAATATCCCATTGGCTCGGTTGAGCCGGCTGCTTCGCGCATCCAGCTGGGAGTTCAGATAGGAGGTGACGGAAGCCTGAGAGTGCGCTCTTATCAGATCTTCAATGGTCGCTGCGAGGATTTCCAGCTTGAGGATGTGGTCATCGTCGAAACGGCCTGCGCGCTGATCCGCAATGCACAGGGTACCGATCATTGTTCCGTCGGGACTATTGATGGGTGCGCCGAGATAGGAACGGATCGCCGGTGCATGACGGATGAGCGGATTATCGGAGAATCGCTGGTCTGCCAACGCATCGGGCACGAGCATACTGCATCCAGCCTCAATTGCATGGTTACAGAAGCAATGTTCGCGCGGCGTTTCGCGGACATCCACACCGACCGAGGACAGGAACCACTGGCGGTGCTCATCAACCAGCGAAATGAGAGAGATGGAGCAATCGAAAATATCTGCACATAGTTCGGTAATACGATCAAAGGAAGCCTGACGGGGAGTGTCCAGGATATGAAGCTGGTGCAACGATTCTACCCGCTGGAAATCTTCCCGATTGATCGGCTTCATGTCTGCGGCCCTCTTCATAAACCAATGCGACTTTTAAGCGCGAATATCGCTTTCGAATTTGCCGAGCGCCATTTCTCTGTGGCCAAACAATGAAACGCTGGCCACCGTTCTATTTGCATCGTTCAAGGGAAAAACGCTCTAGGAAGAATTAATTAACTTTCCATTAAATTACCGTCATGTATCGGCTCGACAATCCATCCGTGTCGTCATCGCGCAACATAATCGTCGAGCACCGTCGACAGATAGCGCAGGCGGCGCACGATGCGGGGCATCATGCCAAAGCCGAGACAGCCCCAGCCAATGATTCTGAATTAGGTAAAATCGGTCTGCCGCATCTCGTTCGCCCGCGTAGTCTGGGTATGGAAGTGATTGGCAGCCTTGATCACGACATAGGCAGGGCTGGTAATTAGATCATGGGCTTTCAGTAAGCGGTATACCGTCGCCTCCGATACGAAGTAGCGCTTCTCATCGGTGAAGCGCACGGCCAGCTCCCGCGGGCTCA comes from Sphingorhabdus sp. YGSMI21 and encodes:
- a CDS encoding TetR/AcrR family transcriptional regulator; translation: MKYKHDLGKRRLKPDERRKQLTLCALKAFAENGVARATHSHVAKLAGVAIPTVHSYFRSREDLESAVLCEVENYLIKLVTDSLSGKKSVEEALTTLAMRFANDATTKSDIIKVWLDWSTGVRAGVWPRYLALLDKLHAITRPVFLRGKREGILSENLNVKAATRLFIGGGHTLALMQFAKVPSRDLAIYMDQFIQSLMNIGKP
- a CDS encoding Plug domain-containing protein — translated: MNKTYLAGGCALFVLQIALSGTALAQTKEQDTSGFEVIVVTAQKRSQALQDVPVAVSALTAKELESRGVDETSDLQGFVPSLQITTPYGRTQPNFALRGVSVANEFNASTASPVGVYVDEVYQSFGNYILYLAENRIHRCLDRPALKLRLRTL
- a CDS encoding GMC family oxidoreductase N-terminal domain-containing protein produces the protein MTGASRKNNFDYIIVGAGSGGCVVANRLSANPAIQVCLIEAGGDDDQMLVNVPLGMAAMLPTKINNYGYQTVPQPGLNGRKGYQPRGRVLGGSSSINAMCYIRGQAEDYDAWAADSAPGWSYDDVLPYFKMSECNERGEDQYHGVSGPLNVADHRSPNPVTDLFIEAAAEQQHKTTNDFNGAEQEGVGRYQVNQKDGRRWSVARGYLRPILDRPNLTVMTRTKALRIVLDGERATGLEVLCNKRSMTLGADAGVVLTSGAFGTPHLLMVSGVGPESELRRHSIPVRFNIPEIGQNLQDHPDHVTVYRAKSPDLFAVSPGGVARIGASIPDYIRNGRGPLTSNAAEGGAFLSTKGRGNRPDVQMHFVHGIIDDHSRKIHLGGGMSCHVCVLRPESRGSVTLGSADPFAAPVIDPNFLATDGDIKTLLSGFKLVRDIMESDALKSIRGTELFTKGMSGDSELIDAIKARADTVYHPVGTCRMGNDETAVCDEKLKVRGIQNIWIADASVMPNLISGNTNAPVAMIAERAAEFILENQK
- a CDS encoding cytochrome P450; the encoded protein is MTRTGTEAAYAIPLDKIDVSSPALFKDDSAGTYFKRLREEDPVHYCAESAYGPYWSITKYKDIMHVDTHHDIFSSSAGFGGIIIDDNIQKGGGEEGLDLPNFIAMDRPRHDEQRKAVSPIVAPGNLALLESTIRERVGAVLDSLPIEEEFDWVDRVSIEITTQMLATLFDFPFEDRRKLTRWSDVTTAAPGGGVVDSWAQRKDELMECAQYFQTLWNERVNEDPGNDLISMLAHSPATRNMTPEEYLGNVLLLIVGGNDTTRNSMTGGVLALHQNPDQMAKLRASPALIESMVPEIIRWQTPLAHMRRTAKEDSVVGGKTIRKGDKVVMWYFSGNRDDEVIDRPDSFIIDRPNPRQHLSFGFGIHRCVGNRLAEMQLRILWEEILNRFDRIEVIGEPERVQSNFVRGYTKMMVRVHAR
- a CDS encoding acyl-CoA thioesterase domain-containing protein — translated: MTAQSKPDEQTGEKMRVRLVTPYQLTLGMELLESSSGRSISRMKANRRIAKAPGNPNLDPLALMGFIDQGLSESLQGLIGTEIGISTFDLRIGLSSGSSMGDELTLTAEAVMVGKTSATATGSVTNSSKDIIGTATGLFRLGSFPGGAPADYNLVGDFDAQAMPGPMTTSLGLSGAPDSPQIVAGNRAVLGWESGNIVHGGAVAAALMAACQGRVAGGESSIGQQLESIDIRYVRPAIGSRDLFTNSCFEREGKAASFVRATCFHKPEKPLATAIATFVR
- a CDS encoding TonB-dependent receptor; the encoded protein is MAVFLVIQPYIKIDLLSKVYICQSFRASHGQQLYDLERVEVLRGPQGTLYGRNTTGGAISFFSNKPELVDTTGTLSVGYGNYDTKTIQGAIETTLVPDVLGIRFAGTFAKGDGWQFNPVQNRDTGTTNSIAGRLSVRFKPTDTLDINLKGYISRDNPVAPNPYAFGQYAEGRDVLGYSRFDPAQNGGRALNRDEVSADTGGNYYTLSKGLALNVAYEISDSLSVTSITGYDTGNYSISPFDCDGSPNDVCAIRFNSTSKNFNQDLRFAYKDDRFNLIAGLYYGVDKIKTRNGIDFFGVLDPVLRSFGIGDSFFNAPVSAPQAAAIVPAFLVNPALDPTLASSCAPVATGNPNGFLDARSLVALQTDIQIDNSAGGGFGGALSAACRAAGAPPFGPITGEQNFTVERPSAAIYADASYDVTNELTVSVGLRYTKDKVNYLNGRTVLVDLGGTERASTIPYTFPFNPNQPPLEQREKESRVTGRINVSYDFTDDVLGYVNFSRGYRSGSFNGLAYQGTDQVYYVEPEQINAYEGGLKTLLFDRRVQLNLAGFYYDYSNHQVTQVIGATTFVRSADGKLYGGEAELAIIATDNLRFDASVSLLRSKYQGNVVDPTDPRSPTRNVNGNPFPNAPRETFSAGFDWDVFDTDAGKLSLRGDAAYTGKYFFDPFGDYGQTPCDRPGAPGSVRPAGPAITCGNPGYWLVNSRLTFQKDNFSASLWAKNLTNKVYYSYGLNIDIFGLDYLNRGTPRTYGIEATVKF
- a CDS encoding IS1595 family transposase; translated protein: MTNLTDPIFHNEKAAEKHIEVSRWNGEPFCAHCGSTNVTRMKGKTQRGMFQCNDCRDKFTVRTGTVMERSHVPLHKWLLAMHLLASSKKGISASQIARNIGVTYKTAWFLCHRIREAMDGANGNGPLGGPNRVVEADETFVGGKAKNRAHRKPRDKQPVVALVDREGHVRSFHVANVNAKDLRNLIVTNVHRDSHLMTDEATVYTRVGREFAGHSVVNHSAKKYVTTGGFKHSNTAENFFSIFKRGVIGVYHHMSEAHLGRYTKEFDFRYNTRDITDGERAAVALKGIEGKRLTYRRTDKLAA
- a CDS encoding 2Fe-2S iron-sulfur cluster-binding protein — its product is MPLVKFITAQGDDHLVNVNANSSVMEAARDNGVPGIDGDCGGCAACGTCHVHIDAAWIEKTGHASDGSESDMLEFVEGADEYSRLACQISITEELDGLIVRLPLAQH